In a genomic window of Callithrix jacchus isolate 240 chromosome 22, calJac240_pri, whole genome shotgun sequence:
- the ECSIT gene encoding evolutionarily conserved signaling intermediate in Toll pathway, mitochondrial isoform X3 codes for MSWVQATLLAPGLCRAWGGICGVALTGISISQVARQLPRGLHCSAATHSSETALVPTPTEPQQRRTKAVVPYENMFGQAPNGKRDKASFLQAVQKFGEHSVRKRGHVDFIYLALRKMREYGVERDLAVYNQLLDIFPKEVFRPRNFIQHIFIHYPRQQQCGVAVLEQMENHGVMPNKETEFLLIQIFGRKSHPMLKFLRLKRWFPRFMNINPFPVPRDLSQDPVDLATFALRRIEPDLSARVTVYQTASSKDSTDVADPTQPHIIGSGRDARGVEPLLPDVAGPRLCEAWLG; via the exons ATGAGCTGGGTCCAGGCCACCCTACTGGCCCCAGGCCTCTGTAGGGCCTGGGGAGGCATCTGCGGGGTCGCCCTCACAGGAATCTCCATCTCTCAG gtcGCCCGCCAGCTCCCTCGGGGCCTCCACTGCAGCGCAGCCACCCACAGCTCTGAAACGGCGCTGGTTCCCACCCCAACGGAACCCCAGCAGAGACGCACCAAGGCCGTGGTGCCCTATGAAAACATGTTTGGGCAGGCGCCCAATGGGAAACGGGACAAGGCGAGCTTCCTGCAGGCGGTGCAGAAGTTTGGGGAGCACAGCGTGCGTAAGCGGGGCCACGTTGACTTTATCTACCTGGCCCTGCGCAAGATGCGTGAGTATGGCGTTGAGCGGGACCTGGCCGTGTACAACCAGCTGCTCGACATCTTCCCCAAGGAGGTCTTCCGGCCTCGCAACTTCATCCAGCACATCTTCATCCACTATCCTCGGCAGCAGCAGTGTGGGGTGGCCGTCCTGGAGCAGATGGAGAACCACG GGGTGATGCCCAACAAGGAGACAGAGTTCCTGTTGATTCAGATATTTGGACGCAAAAGCCACCCCATGCTCAAGTTCCTGCGCCTGAAGCGGTGGTTCCCTCGATTCATGAACATCAACCCCTTCCCTGTGCCCCGGGACCTGTCGCAGGACCCTGTGGACCTGGCCACATTCGCCCTGCGGCGCATAGAGCCTGACCTCAGCGCCAGGGTCACCGTTTACCAG ACTGCTTCTTCCAAAGACTCAACAGATGTAGCAGATCCCACCCAGCCCCACATCATAG GAAGTGGAAGAGATGCCAGAGGAGTGGAACCTCTACTACCCGATGTCGCTGGACCTAGATTATGCGAGGCATGGCTGGGATGA